A window of Corallococcus macrosporus DSM 14697 contains these coding sequences:
- a CDS encoding serine/threonine protein kinase, with the protein MAVPFGKYELLRKIASGGMGQVFLAREHGTGFERLVVLKLILPHLAEDDEFLSMFLDEAGLVARLTHPNLITILDLTEIEGRHCLAMEYVQGDDVRRLDKTTRAQGKALPVGLILRIIADAAAGLDYAHQARDAQGRPLRLVHRDVSPQNILVGFDGGVKVIDFGVAKAATSSQNTATGVLKGKYPYMSPEQASGLSIDARSDLFALGVVMWELLTGKRLFKGESDMMTLRLVKDCQVPKPSQLNPRLPPGLDEVVLKALAPSPDQRYPDCGAFRLALEDYALNLRLPSSSAHLAAFLRELYADRIASETDPARLDQLAEDADLDSRSNSSLSGVPGVLGPAGRSSASRAMRGSPQGVPAGTRSRQAAAAALPAKEKTRGTAPLARAPQEPVRRIPWLPVATAGLGLLMAGVGIVFFRSPADATPVRPPVVVAVPHQPEVPPDVQPPPPIEPEPARPVELPVITEPPGARVSVNGEERGETPLRLELEPGAAPVSVTLALSGYEPVTRQVSATDEELRLELRRSAGSKPPAMGTPTGTRRPGHAGQGGGLGIKTGR; encoded by the coding sequence ATGGCTGTGCCATTCGGGAAGTACGAGCTACTGCGCAAGATTGCCTCTGGGGGAATGGGTCAGGTGTTCCTGGCCCGCGAACATGGGACGGGGTTCGAGCGACTTGTCGTCCTCAAGCTCATCCTTCCCCACCTCGCGGAGGACGATGAGTTCCTCTCCATGTTCCTGGACGAGGCGGGGCTCGTCGCGCGCCTGACGCACCCGAACCTCATCACCATCCTGGACCTGACGGAGATTGAGGGCCGCCACTGTCTGGCCATGGAGTACGTGCAGGGCGACGACGTCCGCCGCCTGGACAAGACGACCCGCGCGCAGGGCAAGGCGCTGCCGGTGGGGCTCATCCTGCGCATCATCGCGGACGCGGCGGCCGGGCTGGACTATGCGCACCAGGCGCGGGACGCCCAGGGCAGGCCGCTGCGGCTGGTGCACCGGGACGTGTCGCCGCAGAACATCCTCGTCGGCTTCGACGGCGGGGTGAAGGTCATCGACTTCGGCGTGGCCAAGGCGGCCACCAGCAGCCAGAACACGGCCACCGGCGTCCTCAAGGGCAAGTACCCGTACATGTCCCCGGAGCAGGCCAGCGGCCTGTCCATTGACGCGCGCAGTGACTTGTTCGCGCTGGGCGTCGTCATGTGGGAGCTGCTCACCGGCAAGCGCCTCTTCAAGGGCGAGTCGGACATGATGACGCTGCGGCTGGTGAAGGACTGCCAGGTGCCGAAGCCGTCCCAGCTCAACCCCCGCCTGCCGCCGGGCCTGGACGAGGTGGTGCTCAAGGCGCTGGCGCCCTCGCCGGACCAGCGCTACCCGGACTGCGGCGCCTTCCGGCTGGCGCTGGAGGACTACGCGCTCAACCTGCGGCTGCCCTCCAGCAGCGCGCACCTGGCCGCCTTCCTCCGGGAGCTCTACGCGGACCGCATCGCGAGCGAGACGGACCCGGCGCGGCTGGACCAGCTCGCGGAGGACGCGGACCTGGACTCGCGCTCCAACTCGTCGCTCAGCGGCGTGCCGGGCGTGCTGGGCCCCGCGGGGCGCTCCTCCGCGTCGCGGGCCATGCGGGGCTCGCCCCAGGGTGTCCCGGCCGGGACGCGCTCGCGGCAGGCCGCGGCCGCGGCGCTGCCCGCGAAGGAGAAGACGCGCGGCACCGCGCCGCTGGCCCGGGCGCCCCAGGAGCCGGTCCGGCGCATCCCCTGGCTGCCGGTGGCCACGGCGGGGCTGGGGCTGCTCATGGCGGGGGTGGGCATCGTCTTCTTCCGCTCGCCCGCGGACGCCACGCCGGTCCGCCCGCCGGTCGTCGTCGCCGTGCCACACCAGCCGGAAGTCCCGCCCGACGTGCAGCCCCCGCCGCCCATCGAACCCGAGCCGGCGCGCCCCGTGGAGCTGCCCGTCATCACCGAGCCCCCCGGGGCCCGGGTGAGCGTCAACGGCGAGGAGCGCGGCGAGACGCCGCTGCGCCTGGAGCTGGAGCCCGGGGCCGCGCCGGTGTCGGTGACGCTGGCCCTCAGCGGTTACGAGCCCGTGACGCGGCAGGTGTCCGCCACGGACGAGGAGCTCCGCCTGGAGCTGCGCCGCTCGGCGGGAAGCAAGCCGCCCGCCATGGGCACTCCGACGGGGACGCGGCGGCCTGGCCACGCCGGCCAGGGCGGCGGCCTGGGCATCAAGACGGGCCGCTGA
- a CDS encoding ABC transporter permease produces the protein MKTLLAKEVRRFMRVPGQTVLSPLISTTLYFIVFGVSMSSRVQTVEGLPYLHFIVPGLVFLGIANNAFLNSSSSLFITKIQGTVVDLLVAPLGPGELMAGFIGGAMVRGLVVGLLTWLVATFFTGFSLEHAGVAAYFLILSSYVFSVLGLLAAVWAEKFEQINFFPTFVMLPLTFLGGVFYSVRELPAPWNTVSLFNPMVYMVEGLRYGMLGRSIYSPLGGGSILFAVAVVATALTYGVLRSGYKMKA, from the coding sequence ATGAAGACCCTTCTGGCGAAGGAGGTCCGGCGCTTCATGCGCGTGCCGGGGCAAACCGTCCTGTCGCCCCTCATCAGCACCACGCTGTATTTCATCGTCTTCGGCGTCTCCATGTCGAGCCGCGTCCAGACGGTGGAGGGCCTGCCGTACCTGCACTTCATCGTGCCGGGCCTGGTGTTCCTCGGCATCGCCAACAACGCCTTCCTCAACAGCTCCTCGTCGCTGTTCATCACCAAGATTCAGGGCACCGTGGTGGACCTGCTGGTGGCGCCGCTGGGGCCCGGTGAGCTGATGGCGGGCTTCATCGGCGGCGCCATGGTGCGCGGGCTCGTGGTGGGCCTGCTCACCTGGCTCGTGGCCACCTTCTTCACCGGCTTCAGCCTGGAGCACGCGGGGGTGGCCGCGTACTTCCTCATCCTGTCGTCCTACGTCTTCAGCGTGCTGGGCCTGCTCGCGGCGGTGTGGGCGGAGAAGTTCGAGCAGATCAACTTCTTCCCCACCTTCGTCATGCTGCCCCTCACCTTCCTGGGCGGCGTCTTCTACTCCGTGCGCGAGCTGCCCGCGCCCTGGAACACCGTCAGCCTCTTCAACCCCATGGTCTACATGGTGGAGGGGCTGCGCTACGGCATGCTCGGCCGCAGCATCTATTCGCCGCTGGGCGGCGGGAGCATCCTCTTCGCCGTCGCCGTGGTGGCCACCGCCCTCACCTACGGCGTGCTGCGCTCCGGCTACAAGATGAAAGCCTGA
- a CDS encoding ABC transporter ATP-binding protein translates to MSTPALELQGLSKRYGEFTALHTVDLAIRPGEIFALLGPNGAGKTTMIGSVCGLVKKSSGSIRVFGKDLDQDPVGPRYDIGLVPQEINFDPFFTVAESLRIQLGFYGRPADEARIDEVLTALNLHAKKDAYTRALSGGMKRRLLIAKALVHKPRLVFLDEPTAGVDVELRRDLWTYVRKLASEGTTIVLTTHYLEEAEELADRVGIINEGRLLMVEDKATLLRRFGERRVVITFEQPQPGLSEAGKRFAARLSEDGRALTYVERDGCAPSGELLRALYAEGQLISDVETRRSRMEDVLIEILRGRPQQAA, encoded by the coding sequence ATGTCCACCCCCGCCCTCGAACTCCAGGGACTCTCCAAGCGCTACGGAGAGTTCACGGCACTTCATACCGTGGACCTCGCCATCCGGCCCGGTGAAATCTTCGCCCTGCTGGGCCCCAACGGCGCGGGCAAGACGACGATGATTGGCAGCGTCTGCGGCCTGGTGAAGAAGTCCTCCGGCAGCATCCGCGTCTTCGGCAAGGACCTGGACCAGGACCCGGTGGGCCCGCGCTACGACATCGGGCTCGTCCCGCAGGAAATCAACTTCGACCCCTTCTTCACCGTGGCCGAGTCCCTGCGCATCCAGCTCGGCTTCTACGGCCGCCCCGCGGATGAAGCGCGCATCGACGAGGTGCTCACCGCCCTCAACCTGCACGCGAAGAAGGACGCGTACACGCGCGCGCTGTCCGGCGGCATGAAGCGCCGGCTGCTCATCGCCAAGGCGCTGGTGCACAAGCCCCGCCTGGTGTTCCTCGACGAGCCCACCGCGGGCGTGGACGTGGAGCTGCGCCGCGACCTGTGGACCTACGTGCGCAAGCTCGCCTCGGAGGGCACCACCATCGTCCTCACCACGCACTACCTGGAAGAGGCCGAGGAGCTGGCCGACCGCGTGGGCATCATCAACGAGGGCCGCCTCCTCATGGTGGAGGACAAGGCCACCCTGCTGCGCCGCTTCGGCGAGCGCCGCGTCGTCATCACCTTCGAGCAGCCGCAGCCGGGCCTGTCCGAGGCCGGCAAGCGCTTCGCCGCCCGCCTCAGCGAGGACGGCCGCGCCCTCACCTACGTGGAGCGCGACGGCTGCGCCCCGTCCGGCGAGCTGCTCCGCGCCCTCTACGCCGAAGGGCAGCTCATCTCCGACGTGGAGACGCGCCGCTCCCGCATGGAGGACGTGCTCATCGAAATCCTCCGCGGCCGCCCTCAACAGGCCGCCTGA
- a CDS encoding metallophosphoesterase — protein sequence MSSSQTFFFAAVGDVHGHMNRMVSHLTAWEERSRRPLEFVLQVGDFEPHRHDADLAAMSAPLRYRHLGDFAAYHQRRRRFPWPVYFIGGNHEPYGHLDLHPEGAELAPRCHYLGRSGVVELNDLRVAGLSGIHREATFTQPRPPLAALGTASNKDFTFFNEQDVERALALGRADVLLLHDWPSGIIQPQQAAGFQGQRRSASHDLVGNDYARLLVDALQPRLVLCGHLHRRYAATVAHPGGQRSHVRCLASVEQGADAFAVFQVRGADLQEVAMQE from the coding sequence ATGTCCTCCTCCCAGACGTTCTTCTTCGCCGCCGTGGGCGACGTGCACGGGCACATGAACCGAATGGTGAGCCACCTCACCGCCTGGGAGGAGCGCAGCCGCCGGCCGCTCGAGTTCGTGCTCCAGGTGGGCGACTTCGAGCCCCACCGTCACGACGCGGACCTGGCCGCCATGTCCGCGCCGCTGAGGTACCGGCACCTGGGGGACTTCGCCGCCTACCACCAACGGCGGCGCCGCTTCCCCTGGCCCGTCTACTTCATCGGCGGCAACCACGAGCCCTACGGCCACCTCGACCTGCACCCCGAAGGCGCCGAGCTCGCGCCGCGCTGCCACTACCTTGGACGAAGCGGCGTGGTGGAGCTGAACGACCTCCGCGTGGCGGGCCTGTCCGGCATCCACCGCGAGGCCACCTTCACCCAGCCCCGCCCGCCGCTGGCCGCGCTGGGCACCGCCTCCAACAAGGACTTCACCTTCTTCAACGAGCAGGACGTCGAGCGGGCCCTGGCGCTCGGGCGCGCGGACGTGCTCCTGCTCCATGACTGGCCCTCCGGCATCATCCAGCCCCAGCAAGCCGCCGGCTTCCAGGGCCAGCGCCGCAGCGCGAGCCACGACCTGGTCGGCAACGACTACGCGCGGCTTCTGGTGGACGCGCTCCAACCCCGGCTCGTCCTGTGTGGCCACCTGCACCGGCGCTACGCCGCCACCGTCGCGCATCCGGGGGGCCAGCGCTCGCACGTGCGCTGTCTCGCCAGCGTGGAGCAGGGCGCCGACGCGTTCGCCGTCTTCCAAGTCCGAGGGGCCGACCTTCAGGAAGTCGCCATGCAGGAATAA